In Macaca fascicularis isolate 582-1 chromosome 12, T2T-MFA8v1.1, the genomic stretch CCTCCTTTGTAAAAGAGCCCTCCTTCACCCCCCATGGATGGCTTTCTATCAAGGACCGTTACGATGAGAGTCATGAAGGAAAAATTAAGGGAGAAAAGGCAGAGGGAGGTTGGAACCCAGGCGTCCTGGCAGCATCAGGGTTCTTGGGCCTCCTGCTCCTGAAGGGCCACGACTCTGCCTGGGGACCAGCCTCATGACGGTGTTGAGGttgagctggggtgggggtggttggGGTCGAGGGAAATAGCCCCAGGGTCAAAGGCCAAAGGTTCTGATCACTGTTAACACAGGGAATGGTATGGACCCCGCAGCCCTCTGCACTGCCCAGAACGCCAAGAAGACATCCTGGACTCTCTCTATGCTCTCAATGGGGTGGCCTTCGAATTGGACCTCCAGCAGCCAGACCTGGATGGAGCCTGGCCCATGTTCTCAGAGTGAGTGGGTGCGGCCAGGAGGGAAGTTTCTTTTGACACCTGATCCCATGGCCACCAAGGGTCCCAGGCGAGCCCCAAGCCCTCGGCCCCCAGCCctgtctgtctctgcctccttttGCTCCATGACTTTGGATCCTTCTAGACTTCGATGTTCCCAGTGCAAATTCATGGCATAATGCAGCCTAGAATACGCACTCACTAACGACTTCCTGGGTGGTTGAGGTGGCGGGCTGGAGGATGAATGGATAGCAGGATGCTGGGAGGGAAATGAATGCAGGATGGGATGCATGAGGGTGGGTGGGCAGGAAGGGGGAAGTGTCATGGGATGAATGGGCGAGTGGAAAGATGGGATACCCTCCATCTGAGGGCCAAGCCCACCACCGAAGAGAAGCCCAGGGTCCCCCTGCCTCTTTCACTTTCAGGTCACGCTGCTCCAGTTCCACCCAAACCCAGGGAAGGAGACCCAGAAAAACCAAAGATGCCCCAAAGAAGGTGCCCCTGCCCCGCCTTCACTCTGAGTTGCCTCTTCCCCATCTCCTTGGCGTCCCCAGTTTGCGTAGTAACTGAGCTTCCCCCTCTGAGTGTACAGAGAGCCCTGACCCAACTGGACAGACAGAGCAAGAGGCCAGTGTGTGGAGCAGGGGCCTGGGGAGAAGCAGAGGAGGAGAGGGCTCCTATTCCTGGGGTGGGGACACTGGGAGAGAAAGGGAACTCTAGCACCCTCTGCCGGAGCCACTGGGCCCAGAGGAGGAGAAAGTTCCAAGGGGGGCAGGCCACTGAAAGCTTCAGGAAACAGATGAGAGAGATGCCCTCTGCTGAGTCCCCTGCACTGGACAATAGACAAACAACTCAGTTCAGTTCAAGAAGCGACTAAAGACCCAGGTTGCCTGGTCGAATTCCAGCCCCACCCCTTACAAACTATGGTTCTTGAACAAGTTACTTGTCCTGCCCCATAGGGATATTGTGAGGATGCACTGAGGCAACTCACATCCAGCACTGCACAGGGCTCCTGGCTACACGCTCCCCTCATGGCACCGTGTGATCACCTTCATTGTTGTTATCATCATCCCACAAGCACATTTTGCACCCCCACCAGCTTCCAGGCACTGGGTACAGATACTATTAGTTCTCTGGTCTGAAAAGTTCAGGGTCTCTTCTTGGAGACAGATCATAAAGAAAAGCATTGCAATATATGAGTTCAGTGTAAGTGACACAGAAATGAACAGAGGAACATGGGAGCACAgagaaggcttcttgagaagtTGCTCTTAGCTGAGTGTTGGTCTAGTCAAGATTTCATCACAACCCTAAAACCGgatattatcattcccattttgcagatgaaaaaactgaaacaCGAAGTGTAGTTCAGGgcaaagaattaaaggaaagggGTGGGTGGAACTTAGGGGGAGCCAGATCAATACCCAAGACCCAGGTGCAGAAAGGAGAAGGATGCAgacaggagaaagggagagaaggacaTCAGGATGTACTGCTGTCCCTCACCAGACCAAAGCATGGCGCTCAGATCACCTGGGTGTTGCTAAAAGTCAGATTTGGGGTTTGATAAATCAAAGTTTCCAGTGAGAGGACCTGGTACCTATCTATTTAGCAAGCCCATTAGATCAGCACTGTGGCCTCTCCCACGCACCAGGTCAGTGAATTGGTGCTGAAAGGGATGACTGGTTTGGGGTCCTCTCCACAGATCCCAGCTGCATATGGAAGGCCCGAAAATGTCCAGATTGAGGACTCACACACCAATCAAGCTGTCTGTCTGCAAGATGCACCCAGTGGACAGCAGCTGGCAGGGCTGCCCAGGTCCCAGCAGCAAAggcatcttcctttctttttggaaAAGAAGGGGGGAAATTCCAGGAGACATAGGTACCCCCAGAGTATGTGGGAACCAGAAGAAGAGGAGCTTCAACTAGACCAGGAGGAAGGAACCCCATGGATTGAGATGTTCCTGGGGAACTCAACACCCAGCACCCAGGGACAGGGGAAGGGGGCTATGGACACTCAGAAGGAGGTGATAGGGATGGAGGCTGAGGGCACAGGGGTTCTGCTGGGTGCAGAGGGTCAGAGAACAACAGAGGAGACTCATGAAAAGGAACCAGAGTGGAGTCATGTCCAGAGGCTGCTGATGCCCAGCCCCAGAGGGACCATAGCGGGAACAGTATCAGGGAGCAGGCAGGGATCGGGGGACTCTAGCATCCTGGGGGAGCCCTGGGTCCTTCAGGGACTCACAACAAAGGAAGACTCTACCATGGAGAATCCACAAGTGCAAACAGAAGTTACCCTTGTGGCCAGAAGGGAGGAGCAAGCCGAGGTGTCCCTGCAGGACGAGATCAAGGTGAGAACAGTTGAGCTCCATACCTGGTTATTCTCCCCTCTCTGACCTGGCCCACAGATGAGGGTCTGAAATGGTAGCCTGGGACCATTCCCTCCCATGGATCAATTTTTATTGGCCCACTCAGGATTATTATTTGGGAATGCCTTTGAAAGCCATGCATTCTTCAGGTCACCACAGTCCCCACATCTCCCTATTGCCTCACGCTAGACCCACTTTATTCGGCAATACTTCTTACCCAGCCCCAGTAGCATTGGAGTTTGAGATCCCTTCCCAACAGTTCTTCCAGGCAGTCACTTCCTCTCCAGTTCCATATCCTCATGATGGTAGGTCTCGTCCCCAAATCTAAGTTCTACTGTTGCAGAGCCCACCTAGTTGCTCCTGTAGTAGATGCTTCTCCTGGAGGTCACTCAAGATTGTCACCAAGCCTTCCTTCAGCTTCCACCCAGGAACTTGCAAGTTTCTGAGTTTACAACTTCCACCCTTCAGTGAAGGAAGAAACAGTGGCCCAGCCTCACCCAGAAGTAAGGCCTAGGACAGAGTCAGGCATCACAGCTCCCAGCACCGTCCCCAGCCCTGCCAGGGCATGGCCTGGGATCTCTCGGGAATGTTGTTCAGGTCAGCCCCGGTGTTGGGGTCTCTGTCcttctccttcagcctcctcctcccctccttccaaTCCCCAGAGCCTCAGACTTGGGCTCCGGAAGGCCGAGGAGCAGGCCCAGCACCAGGAGCAGCTGCTGAGGAAGCAGGAGGGGGAGTTGCAGGCACTTCGGGAGCAGCTCAGCAGGTAACCTTGGCAACCAACAGCACAGGGCACCGGGAGGTGCTCCCTGAGTCCTGCTGTCAGTCACGGTCAAGTCAGTGAGGTCTTGTGAGAACCTCCTGTGTACCACACCCTGGGCTGGGCACACCTTTGGGATCTGAGGCCTGTAGGGCATTGCTCCTGATCCCAGGgctccaccctccctcccctgtGCATCCCTTTCTCATAGGCCTCCCAGAGCAGCCCCAGGAGAGGCCCCACCTCCTGGCCTgcttccctcccaccctcacccctgcctccctctgctgCCTCCCCTGGGCAGCTCCTCTCTCTTttccaccctctgcctccctACTCCACTGGGCTTCTTTCCCgcatctctttctgtctccctcttttACTCGGTTTCTTTGTGTCTCATTTGCTTTTTCCTGTTACGCCACCTCTCACCCTCACATAATCATAGCtatcatttactgagcatttactatgtccTGGGCCCTGCTGTAGGTGTTTCTGCATAACACCCTTATGAGATGAGTTCTATAGaacccccattttatagaggaggaagcTGAAGCTCAAAGATACTACACAATTCACCCACCATTGGCTAGTTAGCAGGGGAGCTGAGATTCAAAGCCTGCGGCTGACTCCAGAATCAGTGGGCTCAGACGCCTGGCTCAGGCAGCATGTCAGGTGCCTGCACTTCAGTCTCTCCGTTTCTCTTGCTCAGTGTCTCTCACCATCCAGTGTCTTCATCTTCCGTCATCACATTGACCCCAGGGGCCCACAGCACGCTGTCTGTCTCTACCATGCCCCTCAGTCCTCAGTCTCTCaggtctcagtttctctctctctctctttttgtagagacaaggtcttactacaTGGCGCAGACTGGCCTCagattcctaggctcaagcttcagccttccaaagtgctagggttataggcatgagccagcacacccagcccataatttatttgttaaagtCTCTTCTCCCTGCAGAGATCTTCCGTGGCCTGAATCAgcgtctctgtgtctctctcctgtGGTCTCCGGGTGCCTCGGTCTGCCCACCTGcccctgtctctccctcccaCATGGCTAACACCTGCCCCAGGTCCAACAGACACCAGTCAGACTCCAGCAGggcctgagtagctgtgattcaGCCTGAATCACTGGGAAGCCTGCTGACTCTCTGCTTCGCAGGGGAGAGAGGCCCAGGAGCCCAGAAATCAACCCAAAAGGGCCCCTCGGGCTCCTCCCACTCCACACTCAGCTGAGCCCACAGTGTGGTCAGCAAAGGTTTCCATGATTCAGGGCCCAAATGACCATGGGGGTTCTGCCCACACGAGAGTCTTCAAGGGATCAAGACAAGCTAGGAGGAGCAGCTGGGAGGTTGTAGAGATACGGCCTGGCCCTGGCTGCTCCCTTTGCTGGGGGCCCTGTCTCACAGACCACAGTGCTCCGGCCACCTGTCACTCATCATTCAGTCATTCCACAAACACTCTGTGCACCCACTCTGAGCCAGGCCTGTCCTAGGTACGGGAAATCCTCTCACAGACAAAACAGGCCAAACACCTGCCTTCGTGGAGCTCGCATTCTAGTGGGGTGAAGCAATAAATGTGATTAGCAAGTGAAGTACCTAGGATGTCAGATTGGAATAAGTTATAAGAAGAAGACATAAAGCAGACAAGAGGAACGGGACGTGTTGGTgtggtattttacattttaataaggtAACATGGCCAGGGAAGACCTCCCTGAAAAGGTGACATTGATCTaaagacctgaaggaagtgaggaTCGAGCCCTTTGACTATTCAGTAGAATGTTCCAGGCCGTGGGGACAGCAAAAACAAAGGCCCTGATGGGGGACGGGCAGGGCAGCTTCTAGGAACATCAAGGACGCCTTCTGGGCCCCAGTAGagtgaaggagggagaggatgtgGGAAAAGGTCAGGTGAGCCAAGGAGGCAGGTTAGAGAGAGTCTGCGAGGTCATCGGAAGGGCCTTGACTTTGACTCAGAGGAAGATGGGAGCCACTGAGGGCTCAGAGCAGGAGAAGGACTTGactttttttaatgtcaaaaagATGTTTATATGCTTTTTCAAATGCTTAACAAttaaatggtttttagtatattcaagaGTTATGCATCCACCACCTCaatcaatttcagaacatttccatctccccaaagagaaaccctgtacccattagcagccATTCCTCATTCCTTTCCCGGCTCTAGGCAACGCCAGTCCACTTCCTCTATAGATCAGCCTGTTAGAGGCTGACatgtttttgttggtggtggttttgtggttttgtttttgtttttgtttttgagacagagtttcgctcttgctgcctaggctggagtgcagggatgccatctcggctcaccacaacctctgcctcctgggttcaagtgattctcctgcctcaacctcctgagtagctgggattacagacgcccgcaaccatagccagctaatttttttgtatttttagtagagatggggtttcgtcatgttggccaggctggactcaaactcctgacttcaggtgatccacccaccttggcctcccaaagtgtagagattacaggcatgagccacggtggcCGGCTTCATGTGTGTTTTAAAGGCCCTTGGAGTTGGCCTGTTAGCAGGCAAGCTGAAAACAGAGAGTCCAGTGAGGACCCTACCGCGCAAGGGAGAGTGGGGGTGCTCAGACTGGGCTGGCAGCATGGAGCAGGGAGAAGCTGCTGGGCTTTGGATGAAGTGTGAAGTAGAACTTCCTGAGGAATTGGATATGCGGtctgaaagaaagacagaagttGAGAATGACTCTGAGCTTTTCGACCTGATCAGCTGGAAAGCTAGAGTCACTGTTAACTGAAGTGTGCGGGCTGTGGGAGGGCAGGTTTGTGGGGAAAGTCAGAGCTCGGTTTTGAACATGTTATGTTTGAGACACCTGTTAGACATGTTAGACAAGGACCGCTGGACAAGCAGCTGAGTGTGGAACTCAGGAGGGAAGTGTGGGCTGGGAGATCGATCCTGGAGTCCTCAGAGTAAGGATGGTGAGTAAAGCTGATCCTGAGGCTCAGAAGAGGATGTGCTACCCTGATGCCTGGGACCCAGGGAGCTAAGGACAAAGCTCACTCCCAAGAAAGGAGCCCATGGGCATCAAGCTGGCGATGAGTTCCTCAACACAGAGAATAGAAGTGCTGAGGGACCCATTCATTCCACGGACATTTATTATGCTTCCACAGTGGCCATGAGCAGGTGTGGTGAACAAACCTGGCCCAGCCTGCTCTAGAAGACCTGGGACAGATAAACAGATAGCAATCCAATGGCAAACAGATAAACAGATAGCAATCCAATGGCAAACAGATAAACAGATAGCAATCCAATGGCAAACAGATAAACAGATAGCAATCCAATGGCAGGCAGGTAAACAGATCCAATGGCCATTGGATAGATGCTAGGGAAACAAAGGCAGGGAAGGGCGCAGACAAAGACAGGATAGTCATTCAGACTGGGGGCCAGGAAGTCCTCTCTGAGGTGACGTTTGAGCAGAAGCCCCAACCACATGAGAGATTGGACTGTTCAAATATTAGTGAGAAGTGCTGTGGCCAGAGGAATGGCCAGAAGACATGCGTTTGTGGACAGGCAGGCCAAATGCATACGGGGTATGGCTGAGCAGAGGAGAGAGGGGCAGAGCCGGAGGCAGGGGCCTCAAAGGCAGAGTGAGGCGCTGGAATTCTTCTTTgtgctaccagaggctggggcagggtttAGAGCAGGGACGTTTCTCCGTCTGACTTCTGTATTTAAAGGCTCACTCAGGCTGTGGTATGGAGGACAGTGGAAGGGTGGTAGAAGTCCCACGCAGAGCACAGACTGGGGGCAGAGGTGAGCCACAGCCGACCTGAAGGCGGCAGGCCCAGGGCAGGCCCTTGGGGCTGTGAAAATGGACTTTGGGCTGAGACATGGAGCTTCCAACACCCACCTCACAGCTTTCTGGCTGTGGGCCCCTGGGGACAGTGGCCtgccctctctgggtctcaggtCCCTGATTTGCAAAACGAGACGGTGGGATGGCTAAGGTTCCTCCTCCCAGCTCAGATGCTCGTGACGCAATCTTTCCAAGCAGGTGGGTGTCCTCTGCGCTGGGAGTAAGACCTCGAGCAAAAGAAATTAGGACAAGCATCAGCTGAAGAGGTCCTCAGGATGGGGAACTAGGCAGATGTCACATGTCCCCCCAACCCCTGCACAGCAGCACTGAGCTCCTTTGAGGCCTGCCAGACTCCATCagcatccttccctccctccctccctcccacctgctGCCCACTTGGCACTGGTGCCAGAAATCACTGGTGATCAGGGCTTTACCTGGATGAAGGTGTAGGGAGGCAAAAGAGTTTTGATCTGGGCTGGTCTGTGTCCAGATTTCTGCTCCCTCCACTCAtcaagctgtgtgaccctgggcaagtgtCACCCCCTCTCTGAGGTTCTACTCTTCTCtcttgtaaaatgaggattataTTATCTGTCtcttaaaattatgaaaactaaATGAATGGGGCCATAAAACACTAAGCTTgggcctggcatatagtaagtgctcagtaaactaATTCCCCTTCCATGTCCCCTCATGTGCTAGAAGTATCCATCACTCCCTGATTAAAATACTTCAGGGCTCCCCATTTCACTGAGATTAACATCCACTTTTCCTGGGCCACTGGCAGACAGCTCAGGTcctgcccacctccccactcctctCCTGCCTTCCCAGCCCCCCACTGCCCTTTGTGGCAGCCCAGAATCATTCGTCTTTCAGTTCCTCAAACAAGCTCAGCTCTTTCCAACTTGCAGACCTTTGCATGTGCCCACGCCTGGCTCTACATTGCTGATTTTTCATCTTCTAGTTCAGCTTCCATTTCACCTTGTCTGAGGAGCCTCTCCAAGAGCCTTCCGTggtctctgtctcagcctctccttTGTCTCTGTCGTAGCACTTAGTTTAGTTATTTTACGAGTCTATCATTTATTTTACCCCTGCCGCAAACACTGTAAGATCCATAGGCTCTGCTTTATTCCTGGCACCTAAACATcccctggcacacagtaggtgctaaGTAAGTGTTCTCTCCCACCcaagagacacatgcacacaccacggTGATCACATTAAGGGCCCAGGATCACAGGGCAAGTAAACTGGCTCGGGAAAATTAAAGTCAGCAGCTAAGAAATGAGATGCCAAAAGACTAGAatgttcattaaaattaaaaacatggcCCTGCTCCGTGCCTGAGCACCAGAACGCTCTTGGGGTTGCAGTGACTGAACTCTGGAATGTCAGTGGCTGGGCTGCTAACAGTTTGATGTCATGGCCCACCCAACTTTCTTCCCTGCAACATGCTAAAAGGGGGTGTTTTAAAATTGCATGTTCAATTCATTGTCAAGCCTCTTGCAAGCCTCTTCCACTCAAACACGCTCAAGCCCCAGGACACACACCGGCACAGACACGTACATGCACCATGAGCACCGGGACTCTCACCCGTGCCATCTGCCATTGCAACGCCCTCCCAGCTGAGCCAGGGGCCTCCCAACTGAGCCAGAGGCTGGGCCCTGGGACCAggtcttttttatttccagtcCAGTGGTCTTCTTGGAACTTTTCAGAAAACCActacagacaaaaagaaaaaccaagagtGGAACTGAGACGCTACAAAGcccaaaactaaaacaaatttaagaaagccatatttttactatttctttttaattgaaaagaCAATGtaacataactttttaaaaaatattttaaagcaaaaaatcg encodes the following:
- the RUFY4 gene encoding RUN and FYVE domain-containing protein 4 isoform X1; translation: MAEEAAILKITKDLRAAVSAILQGYGDGQGPVTDTSAELYRLCGCLELLLQFDQKEQKSFLGPRKDYWDFLCTALRRQRVDMEPIHFVRSQDKLKTPLGKGRAFIRFCLARGQLAEALQLCLLNPELTREWYGPRSPLHCPERQEDILDSLYALNGVAFELDLQQPDLDGAWPMFSESRCSSSTQTQGRRPRKTKDAPKKIPAAYGRPENVQIEDSHTNQAVCLQDAPSGQQLAGLPRSQQQRHLPFFLEKKGGNSRRHRYPQSMWEPEEEELQLDQEEGTPWIEMFLGNSTPSTQGQGKGAMDTQKEVIGMEAEGTGVLLGAEGQRTTEETHEKEPEWSHVQRLLMPSPRGTIAGTVSGSRQGSGDSSILGEPWVLQGLTTKEDSTMENPQVQTEVTLVARREEQAEVSLQDEIKSLRLGLRKAEEQAQHQEQLLRKQEGELQALREQLSRCQEERAELQAQLEQKQQEAERRDAMYQEELGGQRDLVQAMKRRVLELIQEKDRLWQRLQHLSSMAPGCCVACSKIFGRLSRRYPCRLCGGLLCHACSADYKKRDRCCPPCAQGGEAQVT
- the RUFY4 gene encoding RUN and FYVE domain-containing protein 4 isoform X2; amino-acid sequence: MAEEAAILKITKDLRAAVSAILQGYGDGQGPVTDTSAELYRLCGCLELLLQFDQKEQKSFLGPRKDYWDFLCTALRRQRVDMEPIHFVRSQDKLKTPLGKGRAFIRFCLARGQLAEALQLCLLNPELTREWYGPRSPLHCPERQEDILDSLYALNGVAFELDLQQPDLDGAWPMFSESRCSSSTQTQGRRPRKTKDAPKKIPAAYGRPENVQIEDSHTNQAVCLQDAPSGQQLAGLPRSQQQRHLPFFLEKKGGNSRRHRYPQSMWEPEEEELQLDQEEGTPWIEMFLGNSTPSTQGQGKGAMDTQKEVIGMEAEGTGVLLGAEGQRTTEETHEKEPEWSHVQRLLMPSPRGTIAGTVSGSRQGSGDSSILGEPWVLQGLTTKEDSTMENPQVQTEVTLVARREEQAEVSLQDEIKSLRLGLRKAEEQAQHQEQLLRKQEGELQALREQLSRDLPWPESASLCLSPVVSGCLGLPTCPCLSLPHG
- the RUFY4 gene encoding RUN and FYVE domain-containing protein 4 isoform X3, whose amino-acid sequence is MFSESRCSSSTQTQGRRPRKTKDAPKKIPAAYGRPENVQIEDSHTNQAVCLQDAPSGQQLAGLPRSQQQRHLPFFLEKKGGNSRRHRYPQSMWEPEEEELQLDQEEGTPWIEMFLGNSTPSTQGQGKGAMDTQKEVIGMEAEGTGVLLGAEGQRTTEETHEKEPEWSHVQRLLMPSPRGTIAGTVSGSRQGSGDSSILGEPWVLQGLTTKEDSTMENPQVQTEVTLVARREEQAEVSLQDEIKSLRLGLRKAEEQAQHQEQLLRKQEGELQALREQLSRCQEERAELQAQLEQKQQEAERRDAMYQEELGGQRDLVQAMKRRVLELIQEKDRLWQRLQHLSSMAPGCCVACSKIFGRLSRRYPCRLCGGLLCHACSADYKKRDRCCPPCAQGGEAQVT